In one window of Methanolobus mangrovi DNA:
- a CDS encoding TldD/PmbA family protein — protein sequence MYDLAEKALKAATKYGAKEAEVYIIESQKTSVNIQKDQIEGAKESITTGIGIRAIINGAIGFASTNKMSLIDEAAKNAVSSANIQDGDPDWKSLPSNQKYPTVSGIMDEHIKNMELDDCISHTMEMIESAKNTPGIIVTSGSFGRSHGKRLILNTNGVEVSEEGTGVSGFVDVITSSGETSTAYDFAISRKNDIDFTSIGKNAAELAKRSQNTISVEPHKTEVIIHPFAFSDLIENAFMPSIDADNVQKGRSNLIGKKGEMIANEKLSIYDDGLLAGGIETGIADDEGVASQRTTVIENGTFMSYLYDTYTAGKDDVESTGNASRNSYLSTPSVGPRNFIIDFPKCDVIADTDSGVYVNTVIGAHTANGISGDFSVEARNAFTIKDGKLDKPIKSLMISGNIFDMLKNINGAGTDVRKVGGTITPSIRVSDMSVIG from the coding sequence ATGTACGACCTTGCTGAAAAAGCCTTAAAAGCAGCGACAAAATATGGTGCTAAAGAGGCTGAAGTATACATCATTGAAAGCCAGAAAACTTCTGTAAACATACAGAAGGATCAAATCGAGGGTGCAAAAGAAAGCATCACAACAGGTATCGGCATACGTGCTATCATAAACGGTGCCATAGGATTTGCAAGCACCAACAAAATGAGTCTTATTGATGAGGCTGCAAAAAATGCAGTCAGTTCTGCAAATATACAGGACGGCGACCCGGACTGGAAATCATTGCCATCGAACCAGAAATATCCAACAGTCTCCGGAATAATGGATGAGCATATCAAGAATATGGAACTGGATGACTGTATTAGTCACACCATGGAAATGATAGAAAGTGCAAAGAACACACCCGGAATCATAGTTACTTCTGGTAGTTTTGGACGCAGCCATGGAAAAAGACTGATACTGAACACCAACGGAGTTGAAGTTTCAGAGGAAGGAACCGGAGTATCCGGGTTTGTTGATGTTATCACAAGTTCAGGAGAAACATCCACTGCCTATGATTTTGCAATATCCCGAAAAAATGATATTGATTTTACATCCATCGGGAAAAATGCCGCTGAACTTGCAAAGAGGTCACAGAACACAATATCTGTTGAGCCCCATAAGACTGAGGTAATAATCCATCCTTTTGCATTCTCAGACCTGATAGAAAATGCATTCATGCCATCAATTGATGCCGACAATGTCCAGAAAGGACGTTCTAACCTTATCGGAAAGAAGGGTGAAATGATAGCAAATGAAAAACTGTCAATATACGATGACGGTTTACTTGCAGGTGGCATAGAGACAGGGATTGCAGATGATGAGGGAGTTGCATCACAGAGGACCACTGTGATCGAGAACGGAACATTCATGTCATACTTATATGACACATATACAGCAGGAAAGGATGACGTGGAAAGTACTGGGAATGCATCCAGAAATTCATATCTTTCAACACCTTCTGTAGGACCAAGGAATTTCATAATCGATTTCCCAAAATGCGATGTGATAGCTGACACGGACTCTGGTGTTTACGTGAACACAGTAATTGGTGCCCATACAGCAAATGGTATCTCAGGAGATTTCTCTGTGGAAGCAAGGAATGCTTTCACTATAAAAGATGGAAAACTGGATAAACCCATCAAGTCACTCATGATATCAGGCAACATATTCGATATGCTTAAGAATATCAATGGAGCAGGCACCGATGTAAGAAAAGTCGGCGGTACCATCACTCCGTCAATAAGAGTTTCGGATATGAGCGTAATAGGCTGA
- a CDS encoding CHASE4 domain-containing protein yields the protein MATLLRKTLGIIGATLIGMIFILYLSSHFIIIDSFDKLEDQDARKNAISLKNTLLFETQDLENKAADWSVWDETYQFIQNNRSEYIKNYLMDETFLNQRLDFMFFYNESGTLVYKKALSSIENNNQTILELEEHLEQVNYLLEHENETTRKTGYLVFAGKAIMITSQPIIKSDKSGPIMGSVLMGRVLDHDEIVRLNEITNLKIDIGHIRNFTENVNDMNTPKSLNYENININILTDDTNIYSYTNFNDIYGNNAFSLEISMPREIHTQGINTINYSLMVLIITGIVFGISVTTLLERSHISRLKKLQNEVREIGHHGDFTKRVFHEGDDEVADLGQSINRMLESLERTQDLIIKRDTTINAILRAMPDMMFQIKKDGTICNYKLSTDKCIYESPETELNIKIDDVFPGHIVEMQRKVIEQALLTKKIQTMQYAMPVKGEMRDFEVRVVVSGDDEVMAIVKDITEIKQAEEMRKKDLLLKEIHHRVKNNLQIISSLLRLQSRKFTDKKTIEAFRKSQIRAKSMAIAHEKLYQSRDIENIELETYIDTLTKYLLNSYGCNPDDIKIDIKIRNITQGIDTAIPLGLIINEIVSNALKHAFEDHKGEIQIEIFPMNDDLYMLIIRDNGIGFPEEIDFMKTDSLGMQLVVSLVEQIEGNIELIRNNGTEFRIAFKELSYKRRDY from the coding sequence ATGGCAACATTACTCAGGAAGACATTGGGCATCATTGGTGCAACCCTTATAGGAATGATCTTTATCTTATACCTGAGTTCACATTTTATAATAATAGACAGCTTTGACAAACTGGAAGATCAGGATGCCAGGAAAAATGCCATTTCCCTGAAAAATACATTATTATTCGAAACCCAGGACCTTGAAAACAAAGCTGCTGACTGGTCTGTGTGGGATGAAACTTACCAGTTCATTCAGAATAACAGAAGCGAGTATATTAAAAATTACCTGATGGATGAGACTTTTTTAAACCAGAGACTGGATTTCATGTTCTTTTATAATGAGAGCGGAACTCTGGTGTACAAAAAAGCATTATCTTCAATAGAAAATAACAATCAGACCATCCTGGAACTGGAAGAACACCTTGAACAGGTAAATTATCTTCTGGAACATGAGAACGAAACCACAAGGAAAACAGGATATTTGGTTTTTGCAGGCAAAGCGATAATGATAACTTCCCAGCCAATCATTAAAAGCGATAAAAGCGGTCCTATTATGGGATCGGTTCTTATGGGAAGGGTTCTTGATCATGATGAGATTGTAAGATTAAATGAAATAACTAACCTGAAGATAGATATTGGACATATCAGGAACTTCACTGAGAACGTTAATGATATGAACACACCGAAAAGCCTAAATTATGAAAACATAAACATAAACATTCTCACAGACGATACTAATATTTATTCATATACAAATTTCAACGACATCTACGGAAACAATGCTTTTTCCCTGGAAATTAGTATGCCCCGTGAAATACATACACAGGGGATCAACACTATCAACTATTCCCTTATGGTTTTAATCATTACAGGCATCGTTTTCGGTATTTCCGTAACGACTCTGCTGGAAAGATCACATATATCACGCCTTAAGAAGCTGCAGAATGAAGTTAGAGAGATCGGCCACCATGGAGATTTTACCAAGAGAGTGTTCCATGAAGGTGACGATGAAGTAGCTGATCTGGGACAATCCATTAACAGAATGCTTGAATCGCTTGAAAGGACACAGGACCTTATTATCAAAAGAGATACAACCATAAACGCTATTTTGCGGGCAATGCCTGATATGATGTTCCAGATCAAAAAGGATGGAACTATCTGCAACTATAAGCTCTCTACGGACAAGTGCATCTACGAATCTCCTGAGACTGAGCTAAATATCAAAATTGATGATGTTTTTCCAGGGCATATTGTAGAAATGCAACGCAAAGTGATAGAACAGGCCCTTCTCACAAAAAAAATCCAGACCATGCAATATGCAATGCCAGTTAAGGGAGAAATGAGAGATTTTGAAGTAAGGGTGGTGGTTAGCGGTGATGATGAAGTCATGGCTATTGTTAAAGACATAACTGAGATAAAGCAGGCAGAAGAGATGCGTAAAAAAGACCTGCTATTAAAAGAGATACATCACCGCGTAAAAAACAACCTCCAGATCATATCAAGTCTGCTACGACTCCAGTCAAGGAAATTTACTGATAAAAAAACCATAGAAGCTTTCAGGAAGAGTCAGATTCGTGCTAAATCAATGGCTATTGCACATGAAAAATTGTATCAGTCACGCGATATCGAGAACATAGAACTTGAGACATATATAGATACCCTCACCAAGTACTTACTTAATTCCTATGGCTGTAACCCGGACGATATCAAAATAGATATAAAGATTAGAAACATAACACAGGGCATTGATACAGCCATCCCGCTTGGACTTATCATTAATGAGATCGTTTCAAATGCCCTGAAACACGCATTTGAGGACCACAAGGGGGAGATCCAGATAGAGATTTTCCCGATGAACGATGATCTTTACATGCTTATTATCAGGGATAACGGAATCGGATTCCCGGAAGAGATCGATTTCATGAAAACAGATTCATTGGGCATGCAACTCGTTGTTTCATTGGTTGAACAAATAGAGGGAAACATAGAACTCATAAGAAACAACGGTACGGAATTCAGAATCGCATTCAAAGAACTATCCTATAAAAGAAGGGACTACTGA
- a CDS encoding TldD/PmbA family protein yields the protein MHSVDFFDTRIIEGTTTSIVLDNDKIEQISVNFTKGAAVRALKGGSWGFTSADGDFDIEKAIRAATELAISMNEKSPKEKVQMKEIANPIVSNLPKVKKNPLDISLEEKVQNLKEFGKHAKMDGISSTSAVYSESSYKIMYSDSTGIEGEYDVVRTGFAISAVASRDGIYQAGRESRFGVTGYEIFDKYNAAELAEEAAKSALQLLDAKPAKGGNMPVILDPELAGVFAHEAVGHASEADLVLEGSSVLENRINENIASPLVTIIDDPTLHEYGYFPFDDEGSQSEKTTLIENGILKSYLHSRETAAKLGGTPGHCRAQGHSRPIIRMSNTYIDNGNSKFEEMLEEIGNGIYLIGSRGGQVNTGEGVFQFNAEKGYLIEDGKLTTLIRDVSLSGKILEILNNVKMVGDDLKMNSGRCGKGGQLVPVTDGSPHLMISKAMVGGA from the coding sequence ATGCATAGTGTAGACTTTTTTGATACAAGGATCATAGAGGGGACAACCACCTCCATTGTGCTTGATAATGATAAGATCGAGCAGATATCTGTCAATTTTACAAAAGGTGCGGCGGTACGTGCTTTAAAAGGAGGTTCATGGGGATTTACATCCGCTGACGGGGACTTCGATATTGAGAAAGCAATACGTGCAGCCACAGAGCTTGCTATTAGCATGAATGAGAAATCACCTAAAGAAAAGGTGCAGATGAAGGAAATAGCAAACCCGATTGTTTCAAACCTCCCTAAAGTAAAAAAGAACCCCCTGGACATATCTCTCGAAGAGAAGGTTCAAAACCTGAAAGAATTTGGTAAGCATGCCAAAATGGATGGTATCAGCAGTACCAGTGCAGTGTACAGCGAATCCTCCTACAAGATAATGTACAGCGATTCCACAGGCATCGAAGGAGAATATGATGTTGTACGAACCGGTTTTGCCATTAGTGCTGTAGCATCACGGGACGGGATATACCAAGCTGGAAGAGAGAGCCGTTTTGGCGTTACAGGATACGAGATATTCGATAAGTATAATGCAGCAGAGCTTGCAGAAGAAGCAGCAAAAAGTGCATTGCAATTGCTCGATGCAAAGCCGGCAAAAGGCGGGAACATGCCAGTCATCCTTGATCCGGAACTTGCAGGTGTTTTTGCTCATGAAGCAGTCGGACATGCATCAGAAGCGGACCTTGTACTTGAAGGAAGTTCAGTCCTTGAAAATCGTATCAATGAGAATATTGCATCCCCCCTCGTTACAATTATTGATGATCCCACATTGCATGAATACGGTTATTTCCCCTTTGACGACGAAGGTTCACAGTCAGAGAAAACAACCCTTATAGAAAATGGCATACTGAAGTCATACCTGCATTCAAGGGAAACCGCTGCTAAACTCGGAGGAACGCCAGGACATTGTCGTGCACAGGGGCATTCCAGACCCATTATCCGTATGAGTAACACGTACATTGATAATGGAAATTCCAAATTTGAGGAAATGCTTGAGGAAATAGGCAACGGAATTTACCTTATAGGCTCCAGAGGCGGCCAGGTCAACACCGGTGAAGGTGTTTTCCAGTTCAATGCTGAGAAAGGATACCTAATAGAAGATGGAAAACTCACAACACTCATCAGGGATGTTTCACTTTCCGGAAAGATACTTGAGATACTGAACAATGTGAAAATGGTTGGTGACGACCTGAAGATGAATTCGGGAAGATGTGGAAAAGGTGGGCAGCTTGTACCTGTCACTGACGGTTCCCCGCATCTGATGATATCCAAAGCCATGGTTGGAGGTGCATGA
- a CDS encoding response regulator — translation MTNERIMIVEDEKIVALDIKDSLEHFGYSVPCMAASGEDAIKFVEECHPDLILMDIVLKGKIDGIDAANAIHQNYDIPVIYLTAYSDERTLQRAKLTEPFGHILKPFDERELRTNIEIALYKREKEKEKLFDHEKWITSLLNNFGDAIISTDNSGTIKYMNPLAQALTGYTQEDALGQKIGKVFKVVCEDSGKCAQDPTAKVLREGAFFGLDENTMLISKDSTRIPLDIIGSPITNKKAEVIGTVIIFYDITERKNIEKSFRCFEVAYS, via the coding sequence ATGACTAATGAAAGGATAATGATAGTCGAAGATGAGAAAATAGTAGCTCTGGATATTAAGGATAGTCTGGAACATTTTGGATACTCTGTACCATGTATGGCTGCCAGCGGAGAGGATGCAATCAAATTCGTTGAAGAATGCCATCCAGACCTGATACTCATGGATATAGTCCTTAAAGGAAAGATAGATGGCATAGACGCTGCAAATGCAATACATCAGAATTATGACATACCTGTTATTTACCTCACCGCCTATTCGGATGAGAGAACATTGCAAAGGGCAAAACTCACCGAACCCTTCGGACACATCCTGAAACCTTTTGACGAAAGGGAACTTCGAACGAATATCGAAATTGCCCTGTATAAAAGAGAAAAGGAGAAGGAAAAACTTTTCGATCATGAAAAGTGGATTACTTCATTACTTAACAATTTTGGTGATGCAATTATATCCACCGATAACAGTGGCACAATAAAATACATGAATCCTCTTGCACAGGCACTTACAGGATATACACAGGAAGATGCACTGGGCCAGAAGATCGGCAAAGTTTTCAAAGTCGTTTGCGAAGATAGTGGAAAGTGTGCACAGGACCCTACTGCAAAGGTTCTCCGGGAAGGTGCTTTTTTCGGACTTGACGAAAACACCATGCTGATATCAAAAGACAGCACACGCATACCACTCGACATAATCGGTTCACCCATAACCAATAAGAAAGCCGAGGTAATCGGTACTGTAATAATCTTCTATGATATTACCGAAAGGAAGAATATAGAGAAGTCATTCAGATGCTTTGAAGTAGCTTACAGCTGA